GGATCCAGCGCATTCAACAAGAAGATTTCATTGTCGTGTTGGCCAAGCAAAGGGCCGCTTATCAGGAAACAGTGGCTAGATTGGCCGAACAAGGTTTGCGGGCCGGTCTATTAAAGAAAATTTCTTTAGAGCGGAAACTTTTGACCTTTAGAGGTATTGAATCAATTTTAAACATTGCTTTGGCTTGCATCAGAATTGCTTTTTATCTTCCAGGATTGGGAGGAGATTTAGAGAAGTACCTTATTAACTTGTTGGTCGATAAACTTCCTATTCCCGGACTCGGATTAGTGACCATTTTATGCTGCGATCGCGACCTGACGTTAGATAATTTGTTTATGATGGCCATTCACCATTGTGTAGGCTATTACTATAAGCCCAATGAATACAGCTTAGAGGGCTATAAGATTAACGCCAAAATGCAATATTCACGCTTAATGGCTCAGCTTTATCTATGTGTCAATCTCTTAAAAAGAATGCTTCTATGGATCCGCATCCGCATTGTAGAGAACTTTATCCTGCGAAGACAAAATCGCTCGATCGAAACAGATAGCCAATATCAGGACTTAAAACAGCGCCTCAATCAGTATAATTTAGAATATAGAGCGAAAATGATGCAATGGGAAGCGCAAATAGAAAAGCTAAAGCTCGCAGATCTGCAGCTTTTGCTTCAGCCCAACCCTGTTAAAATCATAGCTTCTAATGGGGAGGAAGAGGACTTTGAACCGCTAAAGAATCTAGTCGCTGCCTTAGACTCATCCGATTTCGATTGTTTCCCGCAAGACATCCTGGACACCTTTAAAGAACATGCTGGCCTTGATTTAACGGAGGAAAACAAATCAAAAACGGAAGCAAGCTTGAAAAGCTTATTTTTGAAAGCCGAGCTTTCCTTAAGCAAGTCCTATCTTGCCAACAGAATCGCTTTCTTAAAATCAGGCCAACTCGCTTAATTACATTTCAGCTTATCGACTCCTTTCTTTTGCTCAGTAAAAGAAAGGAGTTAAACCATCCCATCTAAGCAACGCTAAATTAATTCCCAAAATCGTTTCATCCCATTCAGACAAAAGTCATAATCACAGCAACTCAAAAAATTGAGAGCTGTTTAGAACCAAAGATTGAAATGTTTCAAGCATAGATAGACGGAACGGGAGAATCTCCCTCTGCCTGTCCCACACAATTTAACTGTTTGATAAAAAACTGAACGGCAAAAACAGGCAGAAAGAATATTTTTTGAATAAGGCAAGCCACTCATTTTAGCCTTTGCCGGCTCTTGCGACTTGGATTGGCCACTTATCAGGTCTTATTAACCTGAGTTTGGAGTTTTTTTGCCCTTTGGATTGATGTGAAAGCGCTTGCCATTTATTCATCTCAGAGGCTTTGACACAGTCGAAAGAGCAAAAAAACTCCAAATCCAGGTTATTAAAGCATAATACCCTAATTTGAGATGATTTTCTCCAAGGAGAAGACACTCAAACCAGGCCATAAGCTATTTCAAACACCCATCTTTTATTGATCTTCGGCGATAAGCTCGACTTTCTTTCCGCTATCTTCTTCCGGCAAAAGATCCGTAATGGCTGCTTTAAAAAATTCCAATTTCGCTCCATCGTACATTTTGAGGATGACCGTTTGATCCCCCACACGTACAACTGTTCCAATGATTCCCATTGCAACAACGCGATCCCCTTTTTTGAGCGTATTACGCTGCTCTTCTAAAGCTTTGCGTCTTTTTTGTTCTGGACGCCATAAAATGACGTAAAAAAATAGAAAGGCTATTCCAATCATGACCAGAGTTTGCCAAAAGCTCTGATCAGCTGGAGGAGGGGTATCCCCTTCAGCAAATAATCGCCCGCTTGCCAATACCGTTAAAGTGGTTAATAGCATATATAATTTTGCTTTCATTATTTTCCTCATTAACAATTAAATGGTTTAATCAGTCCGTTCAAGTGCGACTCTTTAGCCATTCCTTCAAAAAGTTTGAAAAAACGATTTCAAACTCAACAAGCCAATGCTCTGCCTCATGAGCTCTCATACCAGCTCTAATAGGAAAACTTAGGTGGCAGAGCATCAGCTTTAAAGACTATTCTCAGCTAAATAGAGTTTATGAATAAGCACTGTTAGAGACGGCTATCGAATAAGCTTATATTGCTCACTATAAACTAGAGATCTTTTAAGTCGAACTCTTCCTCTTCTTATTCGTCTTTTTGTGAACAAATAATATAATTAAATAGGATAAATTTCACAGATCCTTTGATAGAACTTTTGCAGCTCATCTTGGCAAATAGCTTGCCTC
Above is a genomic segment from Candidatus Protochlamydia phocaeensis containing:
- the yajC gene encoding preprotein translocase subunit YajC; translation: MKAKLYMLLTTLTVLASGRLFAEGDTPPPADQSFWQTLVMIGIAFLFFYVILWRPEQKRRKALEEQRNTLKKGDRVVAMGIIGTVVRVGDQTVILKMYDGAKLEFFKAAITDLLPEEDSGKKVELIAEDQ